Proteins co-encoded in one Malus sylvestris chromosome 9, drMalSylv7.2, whole genome shotgun sequence genomic window:
- the LOC126583145 gene encoding uncharacterized protein LOC126583145: MTSTSVKPNLLPPGLVSNLQDVLSKRAGGEGEKAAKSTEPPTSEAATTAEEDPNDSSKPIVLVTNGDGIESPGLTFLVEALVRQGLYNVHVCAPQLDKSVSGHSVTLQETVAVCSADINGATAYEVSGTPVDCVSLALSGALFSWSKPLLVISGINRGSSCGHHILYSGAVAGAREALISGVPSLSISLNWRKDESQENDFKDAVSVCLPLINAAIRDIDKGVFPKSCFLNIEIPSSPLSNKGFKLTKQSKLRSSACWQAVSASRYPAGHFMNSQQSLGIQLAQLGRDASAAGAARRVTKQRMNVEIESTGAAGKSDFERVKKYFRLEFVEKEQEDTDEDLDFRALESGFVSVTPLALSPDLESETQTAASNWISSALQEQ, encoded by the exons ATGACTTCCACATCTGTGAAACCCAATTTGTTGCCTCCGGGCTTGGTCTCCAATCTGCAAGATGTATTGAGCAAAAGGGCTGGTGGGGAAGGAGAGAAAGCTGCTAAATCCACTGAGCCCCCTACTTCTGAAGCTGCTACCACTGCGGAGGAGGACCCCAATGACAGCTCCAAGCCTATTGTTTTGGTCACCAATGGCGATGGGATTGAGTCCCCTGGCCTCACTTTCCTCGTTGAAGCTCTGGTCCGCCAAGGCCTTTACAATGTCCATGTCTGCGCTCCTCAATT GGACAAATCAGTGTCAGGTCATTCTGTGACCCTCCAAGAAACGGTTGCTGTGTGTTCTGCTGATATAAATGGTGCCACAGCATATGAAGTTTCAG GGACTCCCGTGGATTGTGTTTCATTAGCGTTATCTGGGGCACTGTTTTCTTGGTCAAAGCCTTTGCTG GTAATTAGTGGAATCAACCGGGGATCAAGCTGTGGTCATCATAT ATTGTACTCTGGTGCTGTTGCTGGAGCTAGGGAAGCATTGATAAGCGGAGTACCATCTTTATCAATATCACTAAATTG GAGGAAGGATGAAAGTCAAGAAAATGATTTCAAAGATGCTGTTTCTGTATGTTTACCTTTGATAAATGCAGCTATAAGGGATATTGACAAGGGAGTTTTCCCCAAAAGTTGCTTCCTGAATATAGAGATTCCATCGTCTCCTTTGTCAAATaag GGTTTTAAATTAACCAAGCAAAGCAAGTTGAGATCTAGTGCTTGCTGGCAAGCTGTTTCAGCTAGTCGTTATCCTGCTGGACATTTTATGAACAGTCAACAAAGCCTTGGTATTCAGCTTGCACAGCTTGGTCGCGATGCTTCTGCTGCT GGTGCAGCTCGCCGTGTGACAAAACAGAGGATGAATGTGGAGATTGAATCAACTGGAGCTGCGGGAAAATCTGATTTTGAGCGGGTGAAAAAATACTTCCGATTAGAG TTTGTGGAGAAGGAGCAGGAAGATACGGATGAGGATCTGGATTTCAGAGCACTTGAAAGCGGATTT GTTTCGGTGACCCCTCTCGCCCTTTCACCAGATCTTGAATCAGAAACTCAAACAGCTGCCTCCAACTGGATCTCTTCTGCACTTCAAGAGCAATAA